The window ATCTATGTCGACAAGGTCGAAAGCCGACAGGCGGTGCGCATGAGCTCGCAGATCGGCAAGGCCTCGCCGGCCTATTGTACCGGCGTCGGTAAGGCGGCGCTTTCCTCGCTCCCGCCGGACGAACTGAGGCGAATCACGGCGCGGATGGAATTCCGTCCGTTTACTGCGCGCACCCATCGCTCGGTCGCCGCCTTGCTTGTCGAAATCGACGAGATTCGCCGTGACGGCCATGCATTCGACTGCGAGGAACACGAGGCGGAGATCTGCTGCGTGGCCGCGCCGATCGCCGTACCGGAGCATGAACTTATTGCAGGTATTTCTGTAACCGGTCCCGCCTACCGCGTCAGCATGGCGCAATTGGCAATCTGGGCGAAGGACGTGCGCAAAGCCGCGGCAGAGATCGAGGAGGAGGTCAGGATTCGGCTCGGCCCCGGCCGCGGTGAACGATGAGCAGGTTCCGCAAAGTGTCCCACGGCTTTGCGGTCAGCAACAGCGGCAAGCCAATTGAAATCGAGCGAGACATCGTGGGTTGCCCAGCGAAAGTCTGCCTGGCGGATCGCTTTACGGTAAATTAGAAGTTTCGACTGGACGAGGCGGCCGTGGATCGTTAGCTTCCGGTCGTCAGGCTACCGCTACGAGTGGTTGTGCCATCGAACAGGCGCGGTTCGCAGCACCACACGTCCTGGTGCTTAACGGCTGCGATGACTGCGGGCGGCGGGCAGAGGTTCTGACAGGTCATGATGGCGAAGGCAATCAGCACGCAATGCGACGTGCAGGTGCGGGAGGCGAGCGGAAGATGATTGATTTCAGCGCTGACATTTCCTCACTAATGCTCCCGAATGGCCGTTCCGTGGCCGGATCGCTCGACAGCGAAGATGAAGTCAAGCGCGTTCTCGACCAGATATCTGATGCCTACGGCTTCCGCGGCTTTACGGTGCTGGCCGTTCCGGATTCCGGATGCCACAGCCTTGCCGCGCAGGCGCCGCTGACGACGTGGCCCTCGGAGTTTTTCCGGCGCTATGACGGCGCTCGTCTGATGGATGGTAGTCCGGTCATTCAAAAGCTGCGGCGCAGCACGATTCCCTTCACCTACGATGCGCATCAGCTGGCGCGCAGACGGCTGGACGGCAAAGGCGATGCCGCTGTCAGCGTGTTCGAGGAGGCCAACATGCCGCGCGGTGTCTACCTGCCCGTCCATGATCCCGCCGGACATCGTGGCGCCATCGCCTTCGGCGGTGACAGGCCGGTCGTCTCCAACGATGAGCTGCAGGCCCTCAACCTGTGGGCCGGGTTTCTTTATGGCCGCTGGGCCGAGGTCAGTAGTCGCGACAGGCGGGGCGCGGCTAGCCTTTCCCGGCGCGAGATCGAATGCCTGCGCTGGGCCGCTGCCGGCAAGACGACGGTCGAGATGGCCCGCATCATGGCGCTGTCCGAGTATACGGTGAACCACTACCTGAACCGTGCGACTCGCAAATTGGACTCTGTCAATCGTGTCCAGACCGTCGCCAAGGCAATGCGTGCGGGCCTGATCAACTAGACTCAGGAACCGTTGGATTCGCCACGCGAGTGGAAAAATTGACGGGTCCCGAGCTTGGCCAAGCCGCCGTCTCGGTGCGCTCCCCTAGAAAAAGGGGGATGCTTTGGCCGTAAGCGCGAAATACACAGCCTTTTGCGAGGGAGAGGCGATGATTGTCGATCAGCGGTTGGCAATGGTCGCGGGCTCGGGCTATTTGAAAATTGATGATTGTCATGGAACGCGCGAATGCAAGATACGATGACGACCGGGATGCATGACGTCGATCTCCCCCGGGGCGGTGATTTCGCGCCCGAAATCGCAGGGCTTGAGACCCAGTTCGATATCATCCGCTATATGCGGCGGATCACGCAGATCTTCGGCTTCAGGACATTCCTCATTTGCTCGATTCCCGCCATCGATGTGGAGCGGCTCTCCACTGCCACGGTGATCTCCAATATGCCGGCCGAACTGCTCAACAAGTATGACAGCCTGTCGACGCTGCGCTTCAGCACGGGCGTGCGACGTTTGCGGGAGACAACGATGCCGTTCGAGATCACACTCAAGGAGTGGGAGCAGGAGGGCGGCAAGCCGGCATCGGCCGCAGATTACATTGCCATGCTGCGTGAGAATGGCATCTTTCAGGCGAATTATTTTCCCGTGCACGACGCCGAGGGCGGTCGCGGCGCGGTCATTTTTATGGGGCCGGAAGTGGATTTGCCGATGACGGCGGCGATGGAGCTGCAGATGATCGCAATCCACGTCTACAATCGCCTGGCCGAAATCGGTTCTGTCTGGAAAAGCGCCAATACGGCGCTCTCCGAGCGGGAAATTCAATGCCTGAGCTGGACGGCGGCCGGCAAGACGAGCGCGGAAATCGCCGGCATACTCGGCCTCTCGGAGCACACCGTCAATCACTACCTCAATCACGTCACCAAGAAGCTCGACGCCGTGAACCGCACGCAGGCGGTCGTCAAGGCGATGAAGAAGGGCTACATCAGCTGACGCTGGTTTCCGCCGGCTTTTCGGCCGCACGGAAAGGGGGCAGCGCAAACGGTCTGCTCAATTGTCGCGCTGATGTCGTGCCTAAAGGGTGGGCATGCATGGAATTTAAGCGCAACACTTCCGCTCACCTGCTGCAAGCCTTTGTTAGCCCATTGAAATGGCAGGAGATATTGTGTGCCGGCGAAGTTGGCACGCATCCTGCATTCTCTTTGTCGTGTCCAGAGGGGACCATAATAAGACAGCGCCCACGAAGGTCGCGAAGAATAGGGCCGCCGCCGATCGCCTGTGATCCC is drawn from Sinorhizobium sojae CCBAU 05684 and contains these coding sequences:
- a CDS encoding IclR family transcriptional regulator, which produces MERSKLENPEKEAAVTGTLGKALAVLEVVAMADGPQRFTDILQSVHQPRGTLHRLLGHLVDEGLLVQRRDLSYEPGLRLLKLAYRSWSGNRFRDIAEPYLLRLHELTGETVHLGVLQDTEIIYVDKVESRQAVRMSSQIGKASPAYCTGVGKAALSSLPPDELRRITARMEFRPFTARTHRSVAALLVEIDEIRRDGHAFDCEEHEAEICCVAAPIAVPEHELIAGISVTGPAYRVSMAQLAIWAKDVRKAAAEIEEEVRIRLGPGRGER
- a CDS encoding LuxR family transcriptional regulator produces the protein MIDFSADISSLMLPNGRSVAGSLDSEDEVKRVLDQISDAYGFRGFTVLAVPDSGCHSLAAQAPLTTWPSEFFRRYDGARLMDGSPVIQKLRRSTIPFTYDAHQLARRRLDGKGDAAVSVFEEANMPRGVYLPVHDPAGHRGAIAFGGDRPVVSNDELQALNLWAGFLYGRWAEVSSRDRRGAASLSRREIECLRWAAAGKTTVEMARIMALSEYTVNHYLNRATRKLDSVNRVQTVAKAMRAGLIN
- a CDS encoding LuxR family transcriptional regulator encodes the protein MQDTMTTGMHDVDLPRGGDFAPEIAGLETQFDIIRYMRRITQIFGFRTFLICSIPAIDVERLSTATVISNMPAELLNKYDSLSTLRFSTGVRRLRETTMPFEITLKEWEQEGGKPASAADYIAMLRENGIFQANYFPVHDAEGGRGAVIFMGPEVDLPMTAAMELQMIAIHVYNRLAEIGSVWKSANTALSEREIQCLSWTAAGKTSAEIAGILGLSEHTVNHYLNHVTKKLDAVNRTQAVVKAMKKGYIS